The following coding sequences lie in one Musa acuminata AAA Group cultivar baxijiao chromosome BXJ1-8, Cavendish_Baxijiao_AAA, whole genome shotgun sequence genomic window:
- the LOC103974854 gene encoding uncharacterized protein LOC103974854 isoform X1, which translates to MARGAVVWGRGGGGGKFCCSFKRITVVVCCVNLVAALLVLRTFYTSFSLVSSSDPFSVDQLERIQESIRVRRDAEPVELVRAVRKLRKELLKDEKRVLKLPQPVKQKLANEILQKLQSVKDNNVTEQREAVYLWRVEKLKEVKRVTSSKSNLNSSIPFQEAKMLKRALASNWQMLLEAIGLWLPADVVHTEHNDKPENEQDLEEIIPGRPLPPECHAKTHTDYDGAAVRWGLTHHQESAADCCQACLDQAKNAKPGEMKCNIWVYCPSEFGCYSPDIYKHKHQECWLKQAEKPRLNFKDEYSESYRNNHPNAPVVVPWISGIVGV; encoded by the exons ATGGCGAGGGGCGCGGTAGTGTGGGGGAGGGGCGGCGGCGGTGGCAAGTTCTGCTGCTCCTTCAAGCGGATCACCGTCGTGGTTTGCTGCGTTAATCTCGTCGCGGCCCTCCTCGTGCTCCGAACGTTCTACACCTCATTCTCCCTTGTTTCCTCGAGCGATCCGTTTTCGG TGGATCAACTTGAGAGGATACAAGAGTCGATTAGGGTTCGAAGAGATGCTGAGCCCGTGGAGCTGGTTAGAGCG GTGAGGAAACTGAGAAAGGAGCTCTTGAAAGACGAGAAGAGGGTTTTGAAGTTGCCGCAACCTGTGAAGCAGAAGCTGGCCAATGAGATTCTGCAGAAGCTGCAAAGCGTTAAAGATAACAATGTGACAGAACAACGAG AAGCAGTGTACCTATGGCGTGTTGAAAAACTTAAAGAAGTTAAAAGGGTGACAAGTTCAAAATCAAATTTAAATTCAAGCATCCCTTTTCAGGAAGCAA AAATGTTGAAAAGAGCCTTGGCGTCTAATTGGCAAATGTTATTGGAAGCGATTGGTCTATGGTTGCCAGCTGATGTTGTTCACACTGAACACAATGATAAACCTGAAAATGAGCAGGACCTTG AGGAGATTATTCCTGGTCGACCCCTTCCTCCTGAATGCCATGCAAAGACTCATACTGATTATGATGGAGCTGCTGTGAGATGGGGGCTTACCCACCATCAAGAAAGTGCTGCTGATTGTTGTCAGGCTTGCTTAGATCAGGCCAAAAATGCAAAACCAGGGGAAATGAAGTGCAATATCTGGGTTTACTGCCCATCAGAGTTTGGGTGCTACTCACCAGATATATACAAACACAAACATCAGGAGTGCTGGCTGAAGCAG GCTGAAAAACCACGGTTGAACTTCAAAGATGAGTATTCTGAGTCATACAGGAACAATCACCCCAATGCACCCGTGGTCGTGCCATGGATCTCAGGCATTGTGGGAGTATAA
- the LOC103974854 gene encoding uncharacterized protein LOC103974854 isoform X3 — translation MARGAVVWGRGGGGGKFCCSFKRITVVVCCVNLVAALLVLRTFYTSFSLVSSSDPFSVDQLERIQESIRVRRDAEPVELVRAVRKLRKELLKDEKRVLKLPQPVKQKLANEILQKLQSVKDNNVTEQREMLKRALASNWQMLLEAIGLWLPADVVHTEHNDKPENEQDLEEIIPGRPLPPECHAKTHTDYDGAAVRWGLTHHQESAADCCQACLDQAKNAKPGEMKCNIWVYCPSEFGCYSPDIYKHKHQECWLKQAEKPRLNFKDEYSESYRNNHPNAPVVVPWISGIVGV, via the exons ATGGCGAGGGGCGCGGTAGTGTGGGGGAGGGGCGGCGGCGGTGGCAAGTTCTGCTGCTCCTTCAAGCGGATCACCGTCGTGGTTTGCTGCGTTAATCTCGTCGCGGCCCTCCTCGTGCTCCGAACGTTCTACACCTCATTCTCCCTTGTTTCCTCGAGCGATCCGTTTTCGG TGGATCAACTTGAGAGGATACAAGAGTCGATTAGGGTTCGAAGAGATGCTGAGCCCGTGGAGCTGGTTAGAGCG GTGAGGAAACTGAGAAAGGAGCTCTTGAAAGACGAGAAGAGGGTTTTGAAGTTGCCGCAACCTGTGAAGCAGAAGCTGGCCAATGAGATTCTGCAGAAGCTGCAAAGCGTTAAAGATAACAATGTGACAGAACAACGAG AAATGTTGAAAAGAGCCTTGGCGTCTAATTGGCAAATGTTATTGGAAGCGATTGGTCTATGGTTGCCAGCTGATGTTGTTCACACTGAACACAATGATAAACCTGAAAATGAGCAGGACCTTG AGGAGATTATTCCTGGTCGACCCCTTCCTCCTGAATGCCATGCAAAGACTCATACTGATTATGATGGAGCTGCTGTGAGATGGGGGCTTACCCACCATCAAGAAAGTGCTGCTGATTGTTGTCAGGCTTGCTTAGATCAGGCCAAAAATGCAAAACCAGGGGAAATGAAGTGCAATATCTGGGTTTACTGCCCATCAGAGTTTGGGTGCTACTCACCAGATATATACAAACACAAACATCAGGAGTGCTGGCTGAAGCAG GCTGAAAAACCACGGTTGAACTTCAAAGATGAGTATTCTGAGTCATACAGGAACAATCACCCCAATGCACCCGTGGTCGTGCCATGGATCTCAGGCATTGTGGGAGTATAA
- the LOC103974854 gene encoding uncharacterized protein LOC103974854 isoform X2, whose translation MARGAVVWGRGGGGGKFCCSFKRITVVVCCVNLVAALLVLRTFYTSFSLVSSSDPFSVDQLERIQESIRVRRDAEPVELVRAVRKLRKELLKDEKRVLKLPQPVKQKLANEILQKLQSVKDNNVTEQRVYLWRVEKLKEVKRVTSSKSNLNSSIPFQEAKMLKRALASNWQMLLEAIGLWLPADVVHTEHNDKPENEQDLEEIIPGRPLPPECHAKTHTDYDGAAVRWGLTHHQESAADCCQACLDQAKNAKPGEMKCNIWVYCPSEFGCYSPDIYKHKHQECWLKQAEKPRLNFKDEYSESYRNNHPNAPVVVPWISGIVGV comes from the exons ATGGCGAGGGGCGCGGTAGTGTGGGGGAGGGGCGGCGGCGGTGGCAAGTTCTGCTGCTCCTTCAAGCGGATCACCGTCGTGGTTTGCTGCGTTAATCTCGTCGCGGCCCTCCTCGTGCTCCGAACGTTCTACACCTCATTCTCCCTTGTTTCCTCGAGCGATCCGTTTTCGG TGGATCAACTTGAGAGGATACAAGAGTCGATTAGGGTTCGAAGAGATGCTGAGCCCGTGGAGCTGGTTAGAGCG GTGAGGAAACTGAGAAAGGAGCTCTTGAAAGACGAGAAGAGGGTTTTGAAGTTGCCGCAACCTGTGAAGCAGAAGCTGGCCAATGAGATTCTGCAGAAGCTGCAAAGCGTTAAAGATAACAATGTGACAGAACAACGAG TGTACCTATGGCGTGTTGAAAAACTTAAAGAAGTTAAAAGGGTGACAAGTTCAAAATCAAATTTAAATTCAAGCATCCCTTTTCAGGAAGCAA AAATGTTGAAAAGAGCCTTGGCGTCTAATTGGCAAATGTTATTGGAAGCGATTGGTCTATGGTTGCCAGCTGATGTTGTTCACACTGAACACAATGATAAACCTGAAAATGAGCAGGACCTTG AGGAGATTATTCCTGGTCGACCCCTTCCTCCTGAATGCCATGCAAAGACTCATACTGATTATGATGGAGCTGCTGTGAGATGGGGGCTTACCCACCATCAAGAAAGTGCTGCTGATTGTTGTCAGGCTTGCTTAGATCAGGCCAAAAATGCAAAACCAGGGGAAATGAAGTGCAATATCTGGGTTTACTGCCCATCAGAGTTTGGGTGCTACTCACCAGATATATACAAACACAAACATCAGGAGTGCTGGCTGAAGCAG GCTGAAAAACCACGGTTGAACTTCAAAGATGAGTATTCTGAGTCATACAGGAACAATCACCCCAATGCACCCGTGGTCGTGCCATGGATCTCAGGCATTGTGGGAGTATAA